Proteins encoded in a region of the Pseudomonas sp. PDNC002 genome:
- a CDS encoding LysR family transcriptional regulator has protein sequence MEIRHFRYFLSVARHGHFTRAAEQLGIAPPTLSRQIQDMEKELGVLLFQRSQREVRLTAAGEALLAEAELAVRQFDAAQLGAQRAGRGETGRLRLGYVASAAYSGVLQQHVANFTQALPVVELDAREVPMAQLPAQVRDGVLDLAYVRSPMNLPEELDAIALQEEGFVLALPAASRLNELAEIRAVRLADETFILPEQISGTLEVASAGGFSPRLGQQPGSLVAVIALVSLGRGIAIVPASVVRRVQLPQVNYRPIADCAPRSWLSLLHRRFEKSPVVRRYLEQVRAQHRDQSADHTASS, from the coding sequence ATGGAAATCCGTCATTTCCGCTACTTCCTCAGCGTCGCCCGCCACGGCCATTTCACCCGCGCGGCGGAGCAGCTGGGCATCGCCCCGCCAACGCTCAGCCGGCAGATCCAGGACATGGAGAAGGAGCTGGGCGTGCTGCTGTTCCAGCGCAGCCAGCGCGAGGTGCGTCTGACCGCGGCAGGCGAGGCCCTGCTCGCCGAAGCCGAGCTCGCCGTGCGCCAGTTCGATGCCGCACAACTCGGCGCCCAGCGTGCCGGGCGCGGCGAGACCGGGCGCCTGCGCCTGGGTTACGTCGCTTCGGCCGCCTATTCCGGCGTGCTGCAGCAGCACGTCGCCAATTTCACCCAGGCCTTGCCGGTGGTGGAGCTGGACGCCCGCGAAGTCCCCATGGCGCAGTTGCCGGCTCAAGTCCGCGACGGCGTACTCGACCTCGCTTATGTGCGCTCGCCCATGAACCTGCCGGAGGAGCTGGACGCCATTGCGCTGCAGGAAGAAGGCTTCGTCCTCGCCCTGCCCGCCGCCTCGCGCCTCAACGAACTGGCGGAGATTCGCGCGGTACGCCTGGCCGATGAAACCTTCATTCTCCCGGAGCAGATATCCGGCACGCTGGAGGTCGCCAGCGCCGGCGGCTTCTCCCCCCGCCTCGGCCAGCAACCGGGCAGCCTGGTAGCGGTGATCGCGCTGGTCTCGCTCGGCCGCGGCATCGCCATCGTCCCAGCGTCGGTGGTGCGCCGGGTACAACTGCCGCAGGTGAACTATCGCCCTATCGCCGACTGCGCGCCGCGCTCCTGGTTGTCGCTGCTGCACCGGCGCTTCGAGAAATCACCGGTGGTGCGGCGCTACCTCGAACAGGTGCGCGCCCAGCATCGGGATCAATCCGCCGACCACACCGCCAGCTCGTAG
- a CDS encoding glutamine synthetase family protein yields MSQNNNNPAPMRLTSFVTTDLCGITRGRSLPESEVAEQLATGCGWVPANSALTPQDIIADDNPWGSHGDLRLLPDPSSRVRLENGPDSQAAPLDYLHGDLVTTTGAPWPVCPRTLLREEIARYRELDLQVTAAFEHEFNLLGLPDEHAAAFSLQAQRQTGNFGGWLMSALEQIGAEPEMFLPEYGRNQYEVTCRPTQGVAAADRAVNVREVTREIARQFGWRSSFTPLLAPGAVTNGVHLHLSLQRLDGTPVFYDEAAPTNLSKLAEHWAAGVLRHLPALCALTAPTAVSYLRLKPHHWSAAYACLGLRNREAALRICPVVEIGGKPKARQFNLEFRPMDATASPHLAMAAVLIAGRLGMQQELPLSAVTDVDPHSLSDAQREELGIKSLPGSLEEAQRLLLADSELCAQLPPALLQTYVAMKRQELALTRELSEEQLCESYAKFY; encoded by the coding sequence ATGAGTCAGAACAATAACAATCCCGCTCCGATGCGCCTGACCAGCTTCGTCACCACCGACCTCTGCGGCATCACCCGCGGCCGCTCGCTTCCCGAGTCGGAAGTCGCCGAGCAACTGGCCACCGGCTGCGGCTGGGTGCCCGCCAACAGCGCGCTGACGCCGCAGGACATCATTGCCGACGACAACCCCTGGGGCAGCCATGGCGACCTGCGCCTGCTGCCCGACCCGAGCAGCCGGGTGCGCCTGGAAAACGGCCCCGATTCCCAGGCCGCGCCGCTGGATTACCTGCACGGCGACCTGGTGACCACCACCGGCGCGCCCTGGCCGGTCTGCCCTCGCACCCTGTTGCGCGAAGAAATCGCCCGTTACCGCGAGCTGGACCTGCAGGTCACCGCCGCCTTCGAACACGAATTCAACCTGCTCGGCCTGCCCGATGAGCATGCTGCCGCCTTCTCCCTGCAGGCGCAGCGGCAGACCGGAAACTTCGGCGGTTGGCTGATGAGCGCGCTGGAGCAGATCGGCGCCGAGCCGGAAATGTTCCTGCCCGAGTACGGCCGCAACCAGTACGAAGTCACCTGCCGGCCGACCCAGGGCGTTGCTGCTGCGGACCGCGCGGTGAACGTCCGCGAAGTCACCCGTGAGATCGCCCGCCAGTTCGGCTGGCGCAGCAGCTTCACGCCGCTGCTGGCGCCCGGCGCCGTGACCAACGGCGTACACCTGCACCTGAGCCTGCAACGCCTGGATGGCACTCCGGTGTTCTACGACGAGGCCGCGCCGACCAACCTGTCCAAGCTCGCCGAGCACTGGGCCGCCGGCGTATTGCGCCACCTGCCGGCACTGTGCGCGTTGACCGCGCCGACGGCGGTGTCCTACCTGCGGCTGAAACCGCACCACTGGAGTGCCGCCTACGCCTGCCTCGGCCTGCGCAACCGCGAAGCGGCGCTGCGCATCTGCCCGGTGGTGGAGATCGGCGGCAAGCCCAAGGCCCGCCAGTTCAACCTGGAATTCCGCCCCATGGACGCCACCGCCAGCCCGCACCTGGCCATGGCCGCGGTGCTGATCGCCGGGCGACTGGGCATGCAGCAGGAGCTGCCGCTGTCGGCGGTCACCGATGTCGACCCGCATAGCCTCAGCGATGCCCAGCGCGAGGAACTGGGCATCAAGTCCCTGCCCGGTTCGCTGGAGGAGGCCCAGCGCCTGCTGCTGGCCGATAGCGAACTGTGCGCCCAGCTGCCGCCGGCCCTGCTGCAGACCTACGTCGCCATGAAGCGCCAGGAACTGGCCCTGACCCGCGAACTCAGCGAAGAACAACTCTGTGAATCCTATGCAAAGTTCTACTGA
- a CDS encoding MurR/RpiR family transcriptional regulator, with the protein MLTLKDRLNTPEVELTKAERKVLRALLDDYPRSGLGPMSRLARQAGVSDPSILRLVKKLGFSGYSDFQNALMAEVDDRLRSPRTLLAGRREGMSRDDVWSNYLSDASEGIQRTLALTQADDVRLLGDWLLDPKLRVLCHGGRFSRFVAGYLVAHLRMLRSGCLLLDDGAALPDQLGDIDRQTLVVVFDYRRYQAQALGVTRAAKARGARVVLFTDIYDSPLREFADLIISAPVESPSPFDTLVPTMAQVEALIASLVARMDGQLDERLEGIDHLRAAFGSHILEE; encoded by the coding sequence ATGCTCACACTCAAAGATCGCCTGAACACCCCTGAAGTCGAGCTCACCAAGGCCGAGCGCAAAGTCCTGCGCGCCTTGCTCGACGACTACCCGCGCAGCGGCCTCGGGCCGATGTCGCGCCTCGCGCGCCAGGCCGGCGTCAGCGATCCGAGCATCCTGCGGCTGGTGAAGAAGCTCGGCTTCAGCGGCTACAGCGACTTCCAGAACGCGCTGATGGCCGAGGTGGATGACCGCCTGCGTTCGCCGCGCACCCTGCTCGCCGGGCGCCGCGAAGGCATGAGCCGCGACGACGTCTGGTCCAATTATCTGAGTGACGCCAGCGAAGGCATCCAGCGCACCCTGGCCCTCACCCAGGCCGACGACGTGCGCCTGCTCGGTGACTGGCTGCTCGATCCCAAGCTGCGCGTCCTCTGCCACGGCGGGCGCTTCAGCCGCTTCGTCGCCGGCTACCTGGTGGCGCACCTGCGCATGCTGCGCAGCGGCTGCCTGCTGCTGGACGATGGCGCCGCGCTGCCCGACCAGTTGGGCGACATCGACCGCCAGACGCTGGTGGTGGTGTTCGACTACCGCCGCTACCAGGCCCAGGCGCTGGGCGTGACCCGCGCGGCCAAGGCCCGTGGCGCACGCGTGGTGCTGTTCACCGATATCTACGACTCGCCGCTGCGCGAGTTCGCCGACCTGATCATCAGCGCCCCGGTGGAATCCCCGTCGCCCTTCGACACCCTGGTGCCGACCATGGCCCAGGTCGAAGCGCTGATCGCCAGCCTGGTAGCGCGCATGGACGGCCAGCTCGACGAACGCCTGGAAGGCATCGACCACCTGAGAGCTGCCTTCGGCAGCCACATCCTTGAGGAATGA
- a CDS encoding sugar O-acetyltransferase has product MNELEKAAAGLLYDANHDPQVLRQRAEAKAKLFEFNHSHPDDRERREAILRGLFARLGDGFVIEGPLHCDYGFNIEIGERFYANVNLVILDGAKVRIGNDVFIAPNVGIYTAGHPLDAERRNQGLEYAHPVSIGDNVWIGAGVNILPGVSIGANSVIGAGAVVVRDIPAGVLAAGNPARVIRPISEADRQRYR; this is encoded by the coding sequence ATGAACGAGCTGGAAAAGGCCGCCGCCGGCCTGCTCTACGACGCCAACCACGACCCGCAGGTGCTGCGCCAACGCGCCGAGGCCAAGGCGAAACTCTTCGAGTTCAACCACAGCCATCCGGACGACCGGGAACGACGCGAAGCGATCCTCAGGGGACTGTTCGCGCGGCTTGGCGACGGTTTCGTGATCGAAGGTCCGCTGCATTGCGACTATGGCTTCAACATCGAAATCGGCGAACGTTTCTACGCCAACGTCAACCTGGTGATCCTCGATGGCGCGAAGGTACGCATCGGTAACGACGTGTTCATCGCCCCCAACGTCGGCATCTACACCGCCGGCCATCCGCTGGACGCCGAGCGACGCAACCAGGGGCTGGAGTACGCCCACCCGGTCAGCATCGGCGACAACGTCTGGATCGGTGCGGGGGTGAATATCCTTCCGGGTGTGAGCATCGGCGCGAACAGTGTGATCGGCGCCGGTGCCGTGGTAGTGCGCGACATCCCCGCAGGCGTGCTGGCGGCCGGCAACCCGGCGCGGGTCATCCGGCCGATCAGCGAGGCCGACCGCCAGCGTTACCGCTGA
- a CDS encoding VOC family protein, whose translation MGIRGNDRQIDNIEFNVGDIERSKAFYGSAFGWTFTDYGPTYTEFSDGRLSGGFTTGEPVRPGGPLVILYAENLEQVQARLAALGATISRATFAFPGGRRFHFIDPDGYELAVWSAD comes from the coding sequence ATGGGTATTCGCGGAAACGATCGGCAGATCGACAACATCGAGTTCAACGTCGGCGATATCGAACGCAGCAAGGCCTTTTATGGCAGCGCCTTCGGCTGGACCTTCACCGACTACGGCCCGACCTACACGGAGTTCAGCGATGGCCGCCTCAGCGGCGGCTTCACCACCGGTGAGCCGGTCCGCCCCGGCGGCCCGCTGGTGATCCTCTATGCCGAGAACCTGGAGCAGGTCCAGGCCCGGCTGGCAGCGCTTGGCGCCACGATCAGCCGCGCCACCTTCGCGTTCCCCGGCGGCCGGCGCTTCCATTTCATCGATCCGGATGGCTACGAGCTGGCGGTGTGGTCGGCGGATTGA
- a CDS encoding isochorismatase family cysteine hydrolase, with the protein MFSLPHHSPRDLPFTPGQTAILFVDMQNAWVIPGRDAHVDPQTHRYFYERVEASVIPNQQRLLAAMREVGGEVLHTIIESLTADGRDRSLDHKLSDMHLPKGSPDAQVIDALAPRENEIVLPKTSSGVFNSTAIDYVLRNLNTRHLIICGVVTDQCVDMAVRDAADRGYLVTLVEDACATHTAERHQACLEAIKGYCWIADIDSVLARIAALA; encoded by the coding sequence GTGTTCAGCTTGCCCCACCACTCGCCCCGTGACCTGCCGTTCACCCCCGGCCAGACCGCCATCCTGTTCGTCGACATGCAGAACGCCTGGGTCATTCCCGGCCGCGATGCCCATGTCGACCCGCAGACGCACCGCTACTTCTACGAGCGCGTCGAGGCGAGCGTGATACCCAACCAGCAGCGCCTGCTGGCGGCCATGCGCGAGGTGGGCGGGGAAGTGCTGCACACTATTATCGAAAGCCTCACCGCCGATGGCCGTGATCGTTCGCTGGACCACAAGCTCTCCGACATGCACCTGCCCAAGGGTAGCCCGGACGCCCAGGTCATCGATGCCCTGGCGCCGCGGGAAAACGAGATCGTCCTGCCTAAAACGTCCTCGGGCGTCTTCAACTCCACCGCCATCGACTACGTGCTGCGCAACCTCAACACCCGCCACCTGATCATCTGCGGCGTGGTCACCGACCAGTGCGTGGACATGGCCGTGCGCGACGCCGCCGACCGTGGCTACCTCGTCACCCTGGTGGAAGACGCCTGCGCCACCCACACCGCCGAACGCCACCAGGCCTGCCTGGAAGCGATCAAGGGTTACTGCTGGATCGCCGACATCGACAGCGTGCTGGCCCGCATCGCCGCGCTGGCCTGA
- a CDS encoding MFS transporter, whose product MSDRAMPDRPSARFTLLTASAVCALIILDTNIVAVSLPSIARDLSGSFADIEWVVSAYLLAFAACLLPAGSLADRFGRRRMLLLGLVLFGAASLACGAAPSLLFLDIARAAKGVGAALLLTSALAAIGHRFHEPEERLRAWAFWGACMGATITFAPLLGGVISATLGWRWIFYLNLPLVALLGSMALRSIEESRDSAAARLDPLGSLTFAGGLGYLIWALIDANRVGWDSPPTLARLLLSALLLGLFVLVERSQTRPMIDLRLMRSGRFIGALLGMFAYAACAQVMMTLLPLYLQNGLQLSAVAAGAGMLPFAVAMLLTPRLGMRLSGRFSSAQVFALGLVLVGAGNLLCALAAGQGGYPAFALASLVLGAGAGLLNGDTQKNIMACVPRDRTGMASGLSTTTRFAAIVLAIGILGGVLSARSSQLLRDSLATLAPAQLDKASEMATRAAAGDIAAALSVLDPGLRDALAPVLRQAFIGGFEAVLLAAGIAALLFAMLVGALLGRPLPEHAPAPTAAS is encoded by the coding sequence ATGTCCGACCGAGCCATGCCCGACCGTCCCTCCGCACGCTTCACCCTGCTGACCGCCTCGGCGGTGTGCGCGCTGATCATCCTCGACACCAATATCGTCGCCGTCTCGCTGCCGAGCATCGCCCGCGACCTGTCCGGCTCCTTCGCCGACATCGAGTGGGTGGTCAGCGCCTACCTGCTGGCCTTCGCCGCCTGCCTGCTACCCGCTGGCAGCCTGGCCGATCGCTTCGGCCGGCGGCGCATGCTGCTGCTCGGGCTGGTGCTGTTCGGCGCGGCCTCGCTGGCCTGCGGGGCGGCGCCGAGTCTGTTGTTCCTCGATATCGCCCGCGCCGCCAAGGGCGTCGGCGCGGCCCTGCTGCTGACGTCGGCGCTGGCCGCCATCGGCCACCGTTTCCACGAGCCCGAAGAGCGCCTGCGCGCCTGGGCCTTCTGGGGCGCGTGCATGGGCGCCACCATCACCTTCGCGCCGCTGCTGGGCGGGGTGATCTCCGCCACGCTCGGCTGGCGCTGGATCTTCTACCTGAACCTGCCGCTGGTGGCGCTGCTCGGGAGCATGGCGCTGCGCAGCATCGAGGAGTCCCGCGACAGCGCCGCCGCGCGCCTCGACCCGCTGGGTAGCCTTACCTTCGCCGGTGGCCTGGGTTACCTGATCTGGGCGTTGATCGACGCCAATCGCGTCGGTTGGGACAGCCCACCGACCCTGGCGCGCCTGCTGCTCAGCGCTCTGTTGCTGGGACTGTTCGTGCTGGTGGAACGCAGCCAGACGCGGCCGATGATCGATCTGCGGCTGATGCGCAGCGGTCGCTTCATCGGCGCCTTGCTCGGCATGTTCGCCTACGCCGCCTGCGCCCAGGTGATGATGACGCTGCTGCCGCTGTACCTGCAGAACGGCCTGCAACTCTCGGCCGTCGCGGCCGGTGCTGGGATGCTGCCTTTCGCCGTGGCCATGTTGCTGACCCCGCGCCTGGGTATGCGTCTGAGCGGCCGTTTCAGTTCGGCGCAGGTATTCGCTCTCGGGCTGGTGCTGGTCGGCGCGGGCAACCTGCTCTGTGCGCTGGCGGCCGGGCAGGGCGGCTACCCGGCCTTCGCCCTGGCCAGCCTGGTGCTGGGCGCCGGGGCGGGGCTGCTCAACGGCGATACGCAGAAGAACATCATGGCCTGCGTCCCCCGCGACCGCACCGGCATGGCCTCGGGCCTGAGCACCACCACGCGCTTCGCCGCCATCGTGCTGGCCATCGGCATTCTCGGTGGCGTGCTGTCCGCCCGTAGCAGCCAGTTGCTGCGCGATAGCCTCGCGACCCTGGCGCCCGCGCAACTGGACAAGGCGTCGGAGATGGCCACCCGTGCCGCCGCTGGCGATATCGCCGCGGCCCTGTCGGTGCTCGATCCGGGGCTGCGCGATGCCCTGGCGCCGGTGCTGCGTCAGGCCTTCATCGGCGGCTTCGAAGCCGTGTTGTTGGCAGCCGGGATCGCGGCCCTGCTGTTTGCCATGCTGGTCGGCGCCCTGCTGGGTAGGCCTTTGCCCGAGCATGCTCCCGCGCCAACGGCGGCGTCTTGA